In the genome of Gemmatimonadaceae bacterium, the window TGCTAGAGTATGGCCGGGTGACGCTCCAGGCAAGCGCCTGTGGGAGAGAACGCCCTGAAGCGGGATGAAAAGGTTAGGATCTGGGACGGAACGGGGACGTGTCGCGAGGCTGGTGGTCTCGCGACATGTCGTGTGGAGCGTCTGGCCGGAGATCAGCGCGTGACAGTCACCCGGTCGAGGAGCCACTTGCCTACGGGGCGATTCAGCTGACGGTTGATTTTCGTGTCGTCGTAATAGACGAACGTCGCGTTGTAGTAGCGGCCGTTCGGCTGGCGATGGAGCATGGAGACCAGCTGCATGTTAGCGATGTTGTTCTTCGCGACGCTGATCGGGTCGCCATACCGACCGAGGATGCGACACATCGGCGTTCCGGGCTGAGCCAGCTCGAGGCGCGCGGTGAGCCAGTTGTCGGAGACTTGCTGCGCGGTGCAGCCGTAGTCACCGGCGAGCCGAGCGGCCGTCGGAGCGTTACTGCCCGCTGGCGTCACGCTGTAGGTCGTCGAGTCTTGACGGTGGAGATGCGAGCACGCGGCCAGGCTAACGATGGCGGCCGTGGCGAGCGAGATCGTGCGAATGAAATGACGCATGGGCGATGGGGTAGTGCGACGCAGCCCAGCGCATGCGAGACTTGCGCCGCCGCAACGATTGTGATGTACCTCACGATCACCGGCGTCGGTGGCCATTATGAGGACGATCGTGCGGTCCGCGGAGACACGCGCGCGGAGAGGCAGAACGACTTCATTTGGCGGGGACAGAGCACCTGGCGCGCGCCGTTATGCAGGGCGCGCACCGCACACAACCGAGCACGGCGCCTTGTTAGGAAGCGCCGTGCTTACTCACATCTCGTCAGGCAGCGCGGCCGCGCTTCGGCTGCGTGCGGCGCGTCTGCTTGAGCCAGCGTTCGGCGGCGCGCAACGCGGAAGCTTTGCCACCATGGCTCGCGTCACCGAAGAACGCGCTCGCCTTGGGACGCCAGCCTTTCGTCGTCTTGCGATAGCCGACGCGAACGAAGTAGCCGTGCGTCCTGGTGGTTGGCTGATCGATGCGGCTGATGCCGGGCGTCAGGCCGCGGCGTGAGGCGGTGCGTGGCATTAGTTCGGAAGTCTGAGGTTGATCACGATGCTGCGCTGTCGCGAGAAGGGACCCACCCAACGACCTGATTGGTCACGCGCATTAACACATTCTTAGTGTCGCACGAAACTTAAGCGTAAGGCACCCACGAGCAAGGGTGATGCCGCATAACGCTAAGAAATCGTTAGGTCCTTTGGCGCCTCACCCTCCGAACGGGGTCATCCTGCCTAGCGAGGAGGCCTCGCCGTCGGCCAGCCTAACCGCCACGCTTGAAGAACTGAACGGCACGCTCGTGCTTCTCGGCCGCCGCGCGGCTCGAAAAGGTTCCGAGATTACGCCGTTTGCCGGTCTTGGCGTTCTTCTTACGCGAATAGAGACGATAGCGTCCGTCTTTGAGCTTCCGGATCATGCCGATCTCCTGCGTGTTAGGTGAAACCCTGGCACGGCAGTCGATCTCCCGCGCCGTTTGTTTGCTCGCGATTCGTTAGGTCGGGCGCGTCGTCGGCCGGAGGCCATCCGAGAGAGCTCGGCTCGCTCGTGAGCTCAGGGCGGGCGGATGGGCGATCACCGACGTGACGCGCGGTCGGCCAACGACCGAGAGAGCAGACCGCCCAACCTGGTTAGGGACGCGCGTCAGGCTCCGAACTTCGCCTCGGCTGCTCTTCGGCGCGCTGGGACGCGGACTTTGGCCTCAGGTCGGCAGTGGTGCCGGCCTGCTCGTCCTTTTCGTCGAGCGAGAACAGGGTGTCGAGTCTCGTGAGCTCGAAGAGCGTGCGCAGATCGTCGTTCAGGTTCTTCAAGCGCAACGAGCCAGATGCTTCACGAATCTTCTTCGAGAGCGAGACGAGGGCGCCCAGGCCGGCGCTATCGATGTAGCCTGTGTCGGCAAAATCGATGACGAAGGCTCGCGAACCGCGATCGATCTCGGAGGCGACAGCCTCGCGCAGCTGTTGACGGTTGCCAGCGACGAGCTGGCCCTCGACCGCAATAACGACGATGTCATCTTGCTTGGTCGTTCGAACGCTCATTGTCCTCCCCTCCCTCACCGCCACCCGCGTAGACCTAACGCTTCGAACGACCCAGCCTGATGATTAGAGGCCGTATCGTTCGCGTAACAGCTTCGCGTGATGGCGCTCGTGTCCTGCTATGACGAAACCAAGGGCCCGTACCGAAATCGGATTGCCATTGGCGCTACCGCGGCGCGCCCAGTCGTCCTCGGAGAGATAGCGAAAGACGTGGACCGTTGCGGCGCGAATCGACTGAAATTCGTCGACAAGACTGCCGATTCGGCGCTCACTGAAGCGGCCAGCGGGGACATAAGCGTTCTCGTCGAATCCAGCGAGCGGCTGGGCGTCGCCGCGCGCAAAACGCAGAGCACGATATGCGAAGACCCGTTCGGCATCGCTCAGGTGCCCTATCACTTCCTTGATCGTCCACTTGCCCGGCGCGTAGGCGTACAGCCCGCGCTCTTCGTCGACCGTGCGGAGCATGCCGATCGTGTCGAGCTGCTGTTCGAGTAGAAGATCGACAAGGTTGCCGTCGGGTACGAGTGCGACGTATCGCTCGTAGTAGGCGAGATATTCGTCAGGAGCGGGACGCGAAAGTGTCGTCGGCATGGATATATGGCGACTGGGGACAGAGCGGCTGGGTTGTGCGAGAAGCTAGCGATTCAGCGCGAGGGCGCTATCCGGTTCGTGCGGAACGCCGACGGAGGGTTCACTGCGGCGCTCGGCGGCCGCAAGCGCAGCTTGCCGCCGACCGAGCCAGACGCCTAGTACCAACCAGACAGCCGCGAACGGCACGGCGCCGAAGGCGGCTCCGCTGACCCCGAGAGAGAAGACCGTGAAGAGCTTGAAGGTCCAGGCGCCGATTTGATCGCCGGCACGATAGACGAACGTCTCGATGAAGCTCTTCGCTTTGTACTTATCCTCCCGTCTGACGACGGTGAAGAGGACTTCCACCGCAGGATTCGTGATCCCGAAGTTCGTGCCGCGCCGAAGCACCGTGAACGCGACCACGGTTGCCAGAATTGGCGCGAAGCCTAACGCGGTGAAGCCGACGAGCGTTAGCGCCGGCAACAGGGCGAGGGTCGCAGCAAGCCCGAACCATCGAATAACGCGCCCCGTGAGAAAGATCTGGGTGATAACTGTCAGCGTCTGGACAGCGAACTCAATCCGTGCAAGAACGGCGGTCCGCTCCGCGGCGCCTGCGAAGTAGTGGCCGACGATATCCGTCAGCGCGAAGTACAGCAGCGTGTTTCCAATCGTGTAGAGAATCTGAAATCCGCCAATGCCCAGCAGATATGGCGAGCGCACCAAGCTCGTGACTCCCGCCCAGACGCTTCCACCGATCGGCCGTTCGTCGCGATCGATGGTAGCGCGGCCGTTCGAACCGCTGACATTCGAGGATGCGGGGAAGCGAGCGACGACGAGCGCGGCGCTCTCGAGCAGCGCCACCGAGACGAGGAGGAGATTGACAGTACCGAGTCGTTCAGCGAGGAGCGCGGTGACAAGGGAGCCGGTGATGGAACCGAGTGTGCCGCCGACGCCGATGAATCCGAAGAGCCGCTTCGCCTGTTCGCTGCGGAACACGTCGGCCATGAGACACCAAAAGACCGACGTGATGAACAAGTTATAAACGCTCGTCCAGATATAAAAGACGACGCTGATCCAGTATGGCCCAAGCGATTGCGCGCTCGCCGTCGTCCGCATGACGAAGAAAAAGACGATGAGGTTCGCGGCAAAGAACTGATAGGTGATCGGCACGAATCGTCGTACCGGGAAACGCACGACGAGCGAGGAGAACAGTGGATTCGCGATCAGCATCGTGATCAGCGTGCCGGCAAAGAGCCACGGCAGGCGCGTGACGCCGGTCTGCACCGCGACCGCGTCCCGAATGGGCCTCAGAATGAAGTAGCTGCTGAGGATGAAGAAGAAGAAGACAAACGACGTCCACATCGCGGCGAGCTCGTTAGGCCGGACGTCGACGACTGCCCGCAGCAGAGAGGCGGGCTCTCGCCCGCCTCTCGCCGGTTCGGTCATGTCCGCTCCTTGGCGTGCCACGCGGCGAGGACTTCGGCTTCATGCGCCGCGGAGATGCCAGCTACGGCACCGGAGTCGAGCTTCGCCTGGGCCTCGGACGACCGTGATCGATTGTACTCGAGCGTCGTCCGAATCGTATCGTCGACGGGACGGAAGATCAGTCCCTTGGCGAGCGCGCGATCGATGTTGCGGCGGCTGAAGCCCGCCGTTCCTCCATCCGGCGGAACAACGATGGGCATGTCGCGCCAGGCGCGCACCTTCTGCTCTTGCAGGAACGACCAGGGAACCCAAGTAAAGCGCGCGTCGGATCCCGTCACCGACTTGCAGTGGCCGAGGAAGTCGCCCATGGGCATCGGCATGCGTGGTCCGGTCGCATTGTAAATGCCGCCGCCGTCTGTGGGCCCCTTCTCGGCCATTCGAATCGTCCACTCGGCCAAATCGCGCGCATCGATGAATTGCGTGACGTCGTTAGGCGTTCCCGGAGCCAGGACTTCCCCTCCCCTCGCAACGCGCACCGGCCAGTAGGTGAAACGATCGCTGGGATCGAGGGGCCCGACGATGAGCCCAGGCCGAATGATCGTGAAGATGCCGGGATAATCCTCCTGTACGTCCTTCTCCGAGCGCGATTTGAGCGCGCCGTAGTAGCGCCCAAAGTTCTGGCGTTCGAGTGTGTACGGGTCCAAGTCCGGTGGCATCGGCGTTGTCGGCGCGGTTTCGTCCGCGTCGGGCTTGGAATTGTCCGGATAAACCGAAATGGTCGAGATGAAGATGTAGTGGCCGGTGTTGCCTTTCATGTATTCGGCAACGTTGCGGACCCACGCCGGCGCGGTCGTCGGGTTGTCGATGACGACGTCGAACTTCTTGCCCTTGAGCACGCTCGTGTCGTTGTTCAAGTCGCCGATCAGCTGATCGACCTTGCCCTTGAACATGTCCGGACGCGTCTTGTTGCGATTGAACAGCGTGACGCGATGCCCGCGACTCAGCGCGTAGTTCACCTGCTCCGGACCGGTGAATCCGGTGCCGCCGAGGATGAGAATGTTGAGAGACTTCGCCGGCCGCGTCTCCGAGGAGCCTTCGCCTAACGTGATCCGCGGAATGAGGCCGAGGCCGACCGCGCCTGCCGCGGCGGCGGAGCGCAGGAGAAACTCGCGTCGAGAAGACATGGAGTATGGGCGGGGGCTAGGGCCTAGAAAATGAAGCGAGGCACCGAAACGGTACAGCGTTTCAGTGCCTCGAAG includes:
- a CDS encoding STAS domain-containing protein — protein: MSVRTTKQDDIVVIAVEGQLVAGNRQQLREAVASEIDRGSRAFVIDFADTGYIDSAGLGALVSLSKKIREASGSLRLKNLNDDLRTLFELTRLDTLFSLDEKDEQAGTTADLRPKSASQRAEEQPRRSSEPDARP
- a CDS encoding DinB family protein, which codes for MPTTLSRPAPDEYLAYYERYVALVPDGNLVDLLLEQQLDTIGMLRTVDEERGLYAYAPGKWTIKEVIGHLSDAERVFAYRALRFARGDAQPLAGFDENAYVPAGRFSERRIGSLVDEFQSIRAATVHVFRYLSEDDWARRGSANGNPISVRALGFVIAGHERHHAKLLRERYGL
- a CDS encoding MFS transporter; translated protein: MTEPARGGREPASLLRAVVDVRPNELAAMWTSFVFFFFILSSYFILRPIRDAVAVQTGVTRLPWLFAGTLITMLIANPLFSSLVVRFPVRRFVPITYQFFAANLIVFFFVMRTTASAQSLGPYWISVVFYIWTSVYNLFITSVFWCLMADVFRSEQAKRLFGFIGVGGTLGSITGSLVTALLAERLGTVNLLLVSVALLESAALVVARFPASSNVSGSNGRATIDRDERPIGGSVWAGVTSLVRSPYLLGIGGFQILYTIGNTLLYFALTDIVGHYFAGAAERTAVLARIEFAVQTLTVITQIFLTGRVIRWFGLAATLALLPALTLVGFTALGFAPILATVVAFTVLRRGTNFGITNPAVEVLFTVVRREDKYKAKSFIETFVYRAGDQIGAWTFKLFTVFSLGVSGAAFGAVPFAAVWLVLGVWLGRRQAALAAAERRSEPSVGVPHEPDSALALNR
- a CDS encoding NAD-dependent epimerase/dehydratase family protein; the protein is MSSRREFLLRSAAAAGAVGLGLIPRITLGEGSSETRPAKSLNILILGGTGFTGPEQVNYALSRGHRVTLFNRNKTRPDMFKGKVDQLIGDLNNDTSVLKGKKFDVVIDNPTTAPAWVRNVAEYMKGNTGHYIFISTISVYPDNSKPDADETAPTTPMPPDLDPYTLERQNFGRYYGALKSRSEKDVQEDYPGIFTIIRPGLIVGPLDPSDRFTYWPVRVARGGEVLAPGTPNDVTQFIDARDLAEWTIRMAEKGPTDGGGIYNATGPRMPMPMGDFLGHCKSVTGSDARFTWVPWSFLQEQKVRAWRDMPIVVPPDGGTAGFSRRNIDRALAKGLIFRPVDDTIRTTLEYNRSRSSEAQAKLDSGAVAGISAAHEAEVLAAWHAKERT